Proteins encoded by one window of Streptomyces sp. NBC_01477:
- a CDS encoding RDD family protein, translating to MPPLAAAGRRVLARVIDIVIVLIPAGLLDWAAGGVHGNDFSYGRSAVGGVFTAGIGFLYEWYMTKSTGQTVGKKLMGLRTAMLSDGSVPNTNAAAIRAAVLWLPAFCCSCFWFLIIGLTVLVDRPYKQGLHEKAARTVVVTAV from the coding sequence ATGCCCCCGCTGGCCGCCGCGGGCAGGAGAGTGCTGGCCCGCGTCATCGACATCGTCATCGTGCTGATCCCGGCGGGCCTGCTGGACTGGGCGGCCGGCGGGGTGCACGGCAACGACTTCAGCTACGGCCGGTCCGCGGTCGGCGGCGTCTTCACGGCCGGGATCGGCTTCCTCTACGAGTGGTACATGACGAAGTCCACCGGTCAGACGGTGGGCAAGAAGCTGATGGGCCTGCGGACGGCGATGCTGTCCGACGGCAGCGTGCCGAACACGAACGCCGCCGCGATCCGCGCGGCCGTGCTGTGGCTGCCGGCCTTCTGCTGCAGCTGCTTCTGGTTCCTGATCATCGGCCTCACCGTGCTGGTGGACAGGCCGTACAAGCAGGGGCTGCACGAGAAGGCGGCCAGGACCGTAGTCGTGACCGCCGTCTGA
- a CDS encoding SsgA family sporulation/cell division regulator — protein sequence MQTVVERELEMQLVLSPERSISVPARLVYRTDDPFAVHVTFHVGSDAPVHWTFARELIVEGVFRPCGHGDVRIWPTKVNGRSVLCLALSSPDGEALLEAPSSPVAAWLERTLRVVPPGTEHEQLSMDDGLSRLLAPAAGDELWLGKPSSGPCRPGETPRQNRTDDSPDPGA from the coding sequence ATGCAGACCGTGGTGGAACGCGAGCTTGAGATGCAGTTGGTGCTGTCACCCGAGCGCAGCATCTCCGTACCGGCCAGGCTGGTCTACCGCACGGACGACCCGTTCGCCGTGCACGTCACCTTCCATGTGGGCTCCGACGCGCCCGTGCACTGGACGTTCGCACGCGAGCTGATCGTCGAGGGGGTGTTCAGGCCGTGCGGGCACGGCGATGTGCGGATCTGGCCGACGAAGGTGAACGGCCGCAGTGTGCTGTGCCTGGCGCTCAGTTCGCCGGACGGCGAGGCCCTGCTCGAAGCGCCGTCCTCGCCGGTCGCGGCCTGGCTGGAGCGCACACTGCGGGTGGTGCCGCCGGGCACCGAGCACGAACAGCTGAGCATGGACGACGGTTTGAGCCGGCTGCTGGCCCCCGCCGCCGGTGACGAGCTGTGGCTCGGCAAGCCCTCCTCCGGCCCCTGCCGGCCCGGAGAGACCCCCCGGCAGAACCGCACGGACGACAGCCCCGACCCGGGTGCGTGA
- a CDS encoding S16 family serine protease, whose translation MPTLSRRSLTLAACAAVVAALLAVAAFAPLPVSIVQPGLTANVLGTNGGTQVITVSGAPVRTTSGQLRLVTIAATSPDASVHFIDVARAWFRTSQAAMPRDSVYPSGGSVKAIEKANLKEMTDSQQAATAAALSHLGLSPSKVRVELRLADVGGPSAGLLFTLGIIDKINGNGHGGDLTGGRVIAGTGTIDAAGKVGAVGGVPLKEQAARRDGATVFLVPRAECADATAELPAGLRLIPVDTLDGALTALAALDAGKKTPAC comes from the coding sequence ATGCCTACGCTCTCCCGCCGGTCCCTGACCCTCGCCGCGTGCGCGGCGGTCGTGGCCGCACTGCTGGCCGTGGCCGCCTTCGCGCCGCTGCCGGTGTCCATCGTCCAGCCGGGGCTGACCGCGAACGTCCTGGGCACCAACGGGGGCACCCAGGTCATCACGGTCAGCGGGGCTCCGGTGCGCACCACCAGCGGGCAGCTGCGGCTGGTCACCATCGCGGCGACCTCGCCGGACGCCTCGGTGCACTTCATCGACGTGGCCAGGGCCTGGTTCCGCACCAGCCAGGCCGCGATGCCGCGCGACTCGGTCTATCCCAGCGGCGGCTCGGTCAAGGCGATCGAGAAGGCCAACCTCAAGGAGATGACCGACTCCCAGCAGGCGGCCACCGCCGCCGCGCTCAGCCACCTGGGCCTGTCGCCGTCGAAGGTCAGGGTCGAGCTGCGGCTCGCCGACGTCGGCGGTCCCAGCGCCGGGCTGCTGTTCACCCTCGGCATCATCGACAAGATCAACGGCAACGGGCACGGCGGCGACCTCACCGGCGGCCGGGTCATCGCCGGCACCGGCACCATCGACGCGGCGGGCAAGGTCGGCGCGGTCGGCGGCGTACCGCTCAAGGAGCAGGCCGCCCGCAGGGACGGCGCCACCGTCTTCCTGGTGCCGCGCGCCGAGTGCGCCGACGCCACCGCGGAGCTGCCCGCAGGACTGCGGCTCATCCCGGTCGACACGCTGGACGGCGCCCTGACGGCGCTGGCCGCGCTCGACGCGGGCAAGAAGACCCCGGCCTGCTGA
- a CDS encoding FAD-binding oxidoreductase: MDDVIKELTAGLPATSVLTDPEVTASYAHDMASFSAAGTPLAVVLPRTVEEVQHVMRTATAANVPVVPQGARTGLSGGANAVDGCIVLSLRKMDRIVEIDPVDRIAVVEPGVVNAVLSRAVAEHGLYYPPDPSSWEQCTIGGNIGTGAGGLCCVKYGVTAEYVLGLDVVLADGRLLSTGRRTAKGVAGYDLTRLFVGSEGTLGVVVKAVVALRPAPPQQLALAAEFPSAAAASAAICAIMEGGHVPSLLELMDATTVRAVNAMTNMGLPESTEALLLAAFDTHDPAADLAALGALCTAAGATEVVPAEDAAESELLLQARRLSLTALEKLSTATMIDDVCVPRARLGEMLDGVAAIAAKYALTIGVCAHAGDGNTHPVVCFDAHDPDESRRARESFDEIMALGLALGGTITGEHGVGLLKKDWLARELGPLSLELQRGIKAVFDPLGLLNPGKVL, from the coding sequence ATGGACGACGTGATCAAAGAGCTGACGGCGGGCCTGCCCGCCACCTCCGTACTGACCGACCCGGAGGTCACCGCCTCCTACGCCCACGACATGGCGAGCTTCTCCGCCGCGGGCACGCCCCTGGCCGTGGTGCTGCCGCGAACCGTCGAAGAGGTCCAGCACGTCATGCGCACGGCGACCGCCGCCAACGTGCCGGTGGTGCCGCAGGGCGCGCGGACCGGGCTGTCCGGCGGGGCCAACGCCGTCGACGGCTGCATCGTGCTGTCGCTGCGCAAGATGGACCGGATCGTCGAGATCGACCCGGTCGACCGGATCGCGGTGGTCGAACCCGGCGTCGTCAACGCGGTGCTGTCCAGGGCGGTCGCCGAGCACGGCCTGTACTACCCGCCGGACCCGTCGAGCTGGGAGCAGTGCACCATCGGCGGCAACATCGGCACCGGCGCGGGCGGCCTGTGCTGCGTCAAGTACGGCGTCACCGCCGAGTACGTCCTCGGCCTCGACGTCGTCCTCGCGGACGGCCGGCTGCTGAGCACCGGGCGGCGTACGGCCAAGGGGGTCGCGGGCTATGACCTGACCCGGCTGTTCGTGGGCTCCGAGGGCACCCTCGGCGTCGTGGTGAAGGCGGTCGTCGCCCTCAGACCGGCGCCGCCGCAACAGCTCGCGCTGGCCGCCGAGTTCCCCTCCGCCGCCGCCGCGTCCGCCGCGATCTGCGCGATCATGGAGGGCGGCCACGTACCGTCGCTGCTGGAGCTGATGGACGCCACCACCGTCCGCGCGGTCAACGCGATGACGAACATGGGGCTCCCGGAGTCCACCGAGGCGCTGCTGCTCGCCGCCTTCGACACCCACGACCCGGCGGCCGACCTGGCCGCGCTCGGCGCGCTGTGCACGGCCGCCGGGGCCACCGAGGTGGTGCCGGCCGAGGACGCCGCGGAGTCGGAACTGCTGCTCCAGGCGCGGCGGTTGTCACTCACCGCGCTGGAGAAGCTGTCCACGGCAACGATGATCGACGACGTGTGCGTACCGCGCGCCCGGCTCGGCGAGATGCTGGACGGGGTCGCGGCGATCGCCGCGAAGTACGCCCTCACGATCGGCGTGTGCGCGCACGCCGGGGACGGCAACACCCACCCCGTGGTCTGCTTCGACGCGCACGACCCCGACGAGTCCCGGCGGGCCAGGGAGTCCTTCGACGAGATCATGGCCCTCGGCCTGGCGCTGGGCGGCACCATCACCGGCGAGCACGGGGTGGGCCTGCTGAAGAAGGACTGGCTGGCCCGCGAACTCGGCCCCCTCAGCCTGGAGTTGCAGCGCGGCATCAAGGCCGTCTTCGACCCGCTCGGGCTGCTGAACCCGGGCAAGGTCCTCTGA
- a CDS encoding RDD family protein: protein MSAPPSGSSGSSSSGSPAPGYYPDPSIPNYIRYWNGSSWVPGTSRPAPAGAQPGVAQPAMDESGPMFLDADPTAPAAVQGTPEAPEPEPAPSLSPEPPPAPAPAWPVQAAPGSGLPPISWGAAAQHPRSQPPVEAEHRPPYRPPAATPVPASPEPPAWSRPAPRSGAVPAQTPAPWAEQVHELAQEGVTPWRPVAADPFGSASALERPAGLTRRFAARVVDTVLFAAVTGAAALPLGSAAYHHAKDKVDAAKLTGKTVRVWLLDATTGAELAAVLLAALLAGVLLEVLPTAKWGRTLGKKLVGLKVLDIEAQQPPAFGASLRRWLVRTVLNLFAVGVVGVAWCVFDRPWRQGWHDKAAHTFVSAS, encoded by the coding sequence ATGAGCGCACCTCCTTCTGGCTCCTCCGGTTCTTCGTCGTCCGGCTCCCCGGCGCCGGGCTACTACCCGGACCCGTCCATTCCGAACTACATCCGGTACTGGAACGGCTCCTCCTGGGTGCCGGGTACGAGCCGGCCCGCGCCGGCGGGGGCGCAACCCGGGGTCGCGCAGCCCGCGATGGACGAGTCGGGCCCGATGTTCCTGGACGCCGATCCCACGGCTCCCGCCGCCGTGCAGGGCACCCCGGAAGCACCCGAGCCCGAGCCTGCGCCCTCGCTTTCGCCTGAGCCGCCGCCGGCGCCCGCGCCCGCGTGGCCCGTGCAGGCCGCGCCCGGCAGCGGGCTGCCGCCGATCTCGTGGGGGGCGGCGGCCCAGCACCCGCGGTCGCAGCCGCCGGTGGAGGCCGAGCACCGGCCGCCGTACCGGCCGCCGGCGGCCACGCCGGTGCCGGCGTCCCCCGAGCCGCCCGCCTGGAGCCGGCCGGCGCCGCGCTCGGGGGCCGTGCCCGCGCAGACGCCCGCGCCCTGGGCCGAGCAGGTGCACGAGCTGGCCCAGGAGGGCGTGACCCCCTGGCGCCCGGTCGCCGCCGACCCCTTCGGCAGCGCGAGCGCGCTGGAGCGGCCCGCCGGGCTGACCCGGCGGTTCGCCGCGCGGGTGGTGGACACGGTGCTCTTCGCCGCGGTCACCGGGGCGGCGGCGCTGCCGCTGGGCTCGGCGGCGTACCACCACGCGAAGGACAAGGTGGACGCGGCCAAGCTCACCGGGAAGACGGTCAGGGTGTGGCTGCTCGACGCCACGACCGGCGCGGAGCTGGCCGCGGTGCTCCTGGCCGCGCTGCTCGCCGGGGTCCTGCTGGAAGTGCTGCCCACCGCCAAGTGGGGGCGCACGCTCGGCAAGAAGCTGGTCGGGCTCAAGGTGCTCGACATCGAGGCCCAGCAGCCGCCCGCCTTCGGCGCGAGTCTGCGGCGCTGGCTGGTCCGTACGGTGCTCAATCTCTTCGCCGTCGGCGTGGTCGGTGTCGCCTGGTGCGTGTTCGATCGCCCGTGGCGCCAGGGCTGGCACGACAAGGCCGCGCACACGTTCGTCTCCGCGTCCTGA
- a CDS encoding Lrp/AsnC family transcriptional regulator, which translates to MGIDALDGRLITLLDLEPRIGVLEASRRLGVARGTVQARLDRLRSHGVIRGFGPQVDPAALGYPVTAFATLEITQGQGAAIRAHLASVPEVLELHTTTGEGDMLCRLVARSNADLQRVIDKVVGFDGIVRAATAIVMENPVPLRIIPLVEQAARDV; encoded by the coding sequence ATGGGCATCGACGCGCTGGACGGGCGGCTGATCACCCTGCTGGACCTGGAGCCGCGAATAGGCGTACTGGAAGCCTCGCGGCGGCTGGGGGTGGCGCGCGGCACCGTGCAGGCCCGGCTGGACCGGCTGCGGTCGCACGGGGTGATCCGGGGCTTCGGCCCGCAGGTGGATCCGGCGGCGCTGGGCTATCCGGTGACGGCGTTCGCGACGCTGGAGATCACGCAGGGGCAGGGCGCGGCCATCCGCGCCCATCTGGCGTCGGTGCCCGAGGTGCTGGAGCTGCACACCACGACCGGCGAGGGCGACATGCTGTGCCGGCTGGTGGCCCGGTCGAACGCCGATCTGCAGCGGGTGATCGACAAGGTGGTCGGCTTCGACGGCATCGTGCGCGCGGCGACCGCGATCGTGATGGAGAATCCGGTCCCGCTGCGGATCATCCCCCTGGTGGAGCAGGCCGCCCGGGACGTCTGA
- a CDS encoding IclR family transcriptional regulator yields MTAETSQTLDRGLRVLKLLADTDHGLTVTELAAKLGVNRTVVYRLLATLEQHSLVRRDLGGRARVGLGVLGLAHQVHPLLREAALPALRSLAEDIGATAHLTLVDGSEALAVAVVEPTWTDYHVAYRTGFRHPLDRGAAGRAILAGRGMQPTPDGSRWERFADAHESQDGHEGHEGRDGGQDPADDDGSAMVRIGTASVATSLATDQVRYVLTHGELEAGASGAAAPLLGVPGVEGSVGVVMLSEAVPERVGPRVVEAATEVSDALR; encoded by the coding sequence GTGACCGCGGAGACGTCTCAGACACTGGACCGGGGCCTGCGGGTCCTGAAGCTGCTCGCCGACACCGATCACGGCCTGACCGTGACCGAGTTGGCGGCCAAACTCGGGGTGAACCGGACGGTGGTCTACCGGCTGCTCGCCACCCTCGAACAGCACTCGCTGGTCCGCCGCGACCTCGGCGGGCGCGCCAGAGTCGGGCTCGGAGTGCTCGGACTGGCCCACCAGGTGCACCCGTTGCTGCGGGAGGCGGCGCTGCCCGCGCTGCGCTCGCTCGCCGAGGACATCGGGGCGACCGCCCATCTCACCCTGGTCGACGGCAGCGAGGCGCTGGCCGTCGCCGTGGTCGAGCCGACCTGGACCGACTACCACGTCGCCTACCGCACCGGCTTCCGCCATCCGCTGGACCGGGGCGCGGCGGGCCGGGCGATCCTGGCCGGACGCGGCATGCAGCCGACGCCCGACGGGAGCCGCTGGGAGCGCTTCGCGGACGCCCACGAGAGCCAGGACGGCCACGAGGGGCACGAGGGCCGTGACGGCGGCCAGGACCCGGCGGACGACGACGGCAGCGCCATGGTGCGGATCGGCACCGCCTCGGTCGCCACCAGCCTGGCCACCGACCAGGTCCGCTACGTCCTGACGCACGGCGAGCTGGAGGCCGGCGCGAGCGGCGCCGCCGCCCCGCTGCTCGGGGTGCCGGGGGTGGAGGGCAGCGTCGGTGTGGTGATGCTCTCCGAGGCCGTACCCGAGCGGGTCGGGCCGCGGGTGGTGGAGGCGGCGACCGAGGTGTCGGACGCACTGCGCTGA
- the hppD gene encoding 4-hydroxyphenylpyruvate dioxygenase — translation MTETKDAKDAFPVKGMDAVVFAVGNAKQAAHYYSTAFGMRRVAYSGPENGSRETASYVLESGGARFVLTSVIKPATDRGRFLADHVAAHGDGVIDLAIEVPDARAAYAYAVAHGARGLAEPYELKDEHGTVVLAEIATYGETRHTLVDRTGYDGPYLPGYDAVQPVVEPPARRYFQAIDHCVGNVELGRMNEWVGFYNQVMGFTNMKEFVGDDIATEYSALMSKVVADGTLKVKFPLNEPAAGKRKSQIDEYLEFYGGPGVQHIALATNDIVASVREMRAAGVEFLDTPDSYYDTLGEWVGDTRVPLELLRELKILADRDEDGYLLQIFTKPVQDRPTVFFEMIERHGSMGFGKGNFKALFEAIEREQARRGNL, via the coding sequence ATGACTGAGACCAAGGACGCCAAGGACGCCTTCCCGGTGAAGGGCATGGACGCGGTGGTCTTCGCGGTGGGCAACGCGAAGCAGGCCGCGCACTACTACTCGACCGCGTTCGGAATGCGCAGGGTGGCGTACTCGGGACCGGAGAACGGCAGCCGCGAGACCGCCTCCTACGTCCTGGAGTCGGGCGGCGCGCGCTTCGTCCTCACGTCCGTCATCAAGCCGGCCACCGACCGCGGGCGCTTCCTCGCCGACCACGTGGCCGCCCACGGCGACGGTGTCATCGACCTCGCCATCGAGGTCCCCGACGCCCGCGCCGCCTACGCCTACGCCGTCGCCCACGGCGCGCGCGGCCTCGCCGAGCCGTACGAGCTCAAGGACGAGCACGGCACCGTGGTGCTCGCCGAGATCGCCACCTACGGCGAGACCCGGCACACCCTGGTCGACCGCACCGGCTACGACGGCCCCTACCTGCCCGGCTACGACGCGGTCCAGCCGGTCGTGGAACCGCCCGCCCGGCGGTACTTCCAGGCCATCGACCACTGCGTCGGCAACGTCGAACTCGGCCGTATGAACGAGTGGGTGGGCTTCTACAACCAGGTCATGGGCTTCACCAACATGAAGGAGTTCGTCGGCGACGACATCGCCACGGAATACTCCGCCCTCATGTCGAAGGTCGTGGCCGACGGCACCCTCAAGGTCAAATTCCCGCTCAACGAGCCGGCGGCGGGCAAGAGGAAGTCCCAGATCGACGAGTACCTGGAATTCTACGGAGGGCCGGGGGTCCAGCACATCGCGCTGGCCACGAACGACATCGTCGCCTCGGTGCGGGAGATGCGGGCGGCGGGCGTCGAGTTCCTGGACACCCCCGACTCGTACTACGACACGCTCGGGGAGTGGGTCGGCGACACGAGGGTGCCGCTGGAGCTGCTCCGCGAGCTGAAGATCCTGGCGGACCGGGATGAGGACGGGTATCTGCTGCAGATCTTCACCAAGCCGGTGCAGGACCGGCCGACGGTCTTCTTCGAGATGATCGAGCGCCACGGGTCGATGGGCTTCGGCAAGGGCAATTTCAAGGCGCTCTTCGAGGCGATCGAGCGCGAGCAGGCCCGCCGCGGCAACCTCTGA
- a CDS encoding MFS transporter yields MSDSARDRRPLAVLLTANVISVTGNMLTLVAVPWFVLQSTGSPARAGLTAFASTLPVVLAALLGGPLIDRLGLAVSSVVSDAVCAVAIGAIPVLHMAGGLSYGWLLALVAVNGLFHAPGETAREVLMPRLAARAGTTVARASSAYEGASRGARMLGAPLAGLLISVTGAADALLVDAATFAASALLIGLGIRGEPAPGRGPRKAAEKAAGHGYLAELREGYAYLVGARLLFAVVVMVMVTNALDQAWSAVLLPVDAREHLGGATAIGVVSGVFAGAALTGSLLYGAFGHRVSQRGLFIGAFLACGFPKSAVAAFLPGLTPLVVACAVSGLFAGVLNPIIGTEMVRLVPERLRSRVFGAVTSGVLTAVPLGGLLGGLLVQYAGLRTGMATVSAVYLLTTLSPLVLPAFRHWDTPPGQEAAAAASVAAPRPA; encoded by the coding sequence ATGTCCGACAGCGCCCGCGACCGCCGCCCGCTGGCCGTCCTGCTCACCGCCAACGTCATATCCGTCACCGGCAACATGCTCACGCTCGTCGCCGTGCCCTGGTTCGTGCTGCAGAGCACCGGCAGCCCGGCCAGGGCCGGCCTCACCGCCTTCGCCTCGACGCTGCCGGTGGTGCTGGCCGCGCTGCTCGGCGGCCCGCTGATCGACCGGCTCGGCCTGGCGGTCAGCAGCGTGGTGTCCGACGCGGTGTGCGCGGTGGCGATCGGCGCGATCCCGGTGCTGCACATGGCCGGCGGCCTGTCGTACGGGTGGCTGCTGGCCCTGGTCGCCGTCAACGGGCTCTTCCACGCGCCGGGCGAGACCGCGCGCGAGGTGCTGATGCCGCGGCTCGCGGCCCGCGCGGGCACCACCGTGGCGCGCGCCTCCAGCGCGTACGAGGGCGCCTCCCGCGGTGCGCGGATGCTCGGCGCGCCGCTGGCCGGCCTGCTCATCTCGGTGACCGGCGCCGCCGACGCGCTGCTGGTGGACGCGGCCACCTTCGCCGCCTCCGCGCTGCTGATCGGCCTGGGCATACGCGGCGAGCCCGCCCCCGGGCGCGGCCCGCGGAAGGCGGCGGAGAAGGCGGCGGGGCACGGCTACCTGGCCGAGCTGCGCGAGGGGTACGCGTACCTGGTGGGCGCCCGGCTGCTGTTCGCCGTCGTGGTGATGGTGATGGTGACCAACGCGCTGGACCAGGCGTGGTCGGCGGTGCTGCTGCCGGTCGACGCCAGGGAGCACCTGGGCGGCGCGACGGCCATCGGCGTGGTCTCGGGCGTCTTCGCGGGCGCCGCGCTGACCGGCTCGCTGCTCTACGGCGCCTTCGGGCACCGGGTCTCGCAGCGCGGCCTGTTCATCGGCGCCTTCCTGGCCTGCGGCTTCCCCAAGTCCGCGGTCGCCGCCTTCCTGCCGGGGCTGACCCCGCTGGTGGTGGCCTGCGCGGTGAGCGGGCTGTTCGCGGGCGTGCTGAACCCGATCATCGGCACCGAGATGGTCCGGCTGGTTCCCGAGCGGCTGCGCAGCCGGGTCTTCGGCGCGGTCACCTCGGGCGTGCTGACAGCGGTGCCGCTGGGCGGCCTGCTCGGCGGCCTCCTCGTGCAGTACGCGGGTCTGCGGACCGGTATGGCGACGGTCAGCGCGGTGTATCTGCTGACCACCCTGAGCCCGCTGGTGCTGCCCGCCTTCCGGCACTGGGACACGCCGCCCGGGCAGGAGGCCGCCGCCGCGGCCTCCGTCGCGGCGCCCAGGCCCGCCTGA
- a CDS encoding helix-turn-helix domain-containing protein yields the protein MPDNTPAADEPPPPDVPPADEPPADARPADVPPLDPRTLRGLAHPLRMRLLAALREDGPATASGLAARLGESSGATSYHLRQLAAYGFVTDDPDRGTGRERWWKSVHRGSRVDSMEEFIRHPDPEVRGALNAFLYEHAAAHSEQLTTWLGTMHEWPQEWQNAWDVSDFTIRLTPELAEEMGHRVHELIESYRDRLPEPTASAARVRIHLHAFPRRAD from the coding sequence GTGCCCGACAACACCCCCGCGGCCGACGAACCGCCGCCCCCAGACGTACCGCCCGCCGACGAACCGCCGGCCGACGCGCGCCCCGCCGACGTACCGCCGCTCGATCCGCGCACCCTGCGCGGCCTCGCGCACCCGCTGCGGATGCGGCTGCTGGCCGCCCTGCGCGAGGACGGCCCGGCCACCGCGTCGGGCCTGGCCGCCCGGCTCGGCGAGTCCAGCGGCGCCACCAGCTACCACCTGCGGCAGCTCGCCGCGTACGGCTTCGTCACCGACGACCCGGACCGCGGCACGGGCCGCGAGCGCTGGTGGAAGTCGGTGCACCGGGGCAGCCGGGTGGACAGCATGGAGGAGTTCATCCGCCACCCCGACCCCGAGGTGCGCGGCGCGCTCAACGCCTTCCTCTACGAGCACGCGGCGGCGCACTCCGAGCAGCTGACGACCTGGCTCGGCACCATGCACGAGTGGCCGCAGGAGTGGCAGAACGCCTGGGACGTCAGCGACTTCACCATCCGGCTGACCCCTGAGCTGGCCGAGGAGATGGGCCACCGGGTGCACGAGCTGATCGAGTCCTACCGCGACCGCCTGCCGGAGCCCACCGCGTCCGCCGCCCGGGTCCGCATCCACCTGCACGCCTTCCCGCGCCGCGCCGACTGA
- a CDS encoding DEAD/DEAH box helicase, whose product MTTTASHPHHLSPAFPGRAPWGTANKLRAWQQGAIDAYVARQPRDFLAVATPGAGKTTFALSLASYLLHNHMVQQITVVAPTEHLKTQWADAAARIGIKLDPQYSAGPVGREYHGVAVTYAGVGVRPMLHRNRCEQRKTLVILDEIHHAGDSKSWGEACLEAFDPAARRLALTGTPFRSDTNPIPFVAYEEGNDGIRRSSADYTYGYGNALADGVVRPVIFLSYSGNMRWRTKAGDEIAARLGEPMTKDATGQAWRTALAPTGDWIPNVLKSADQRLTEVRKGIPDAGGLVIATDQDSARAYAKLLRELTGHKPTVVLSDDTGASKRIEEFSASQDRWMVAVRMVSEGVDVPRLAVGVYATTISTPLFFAQAVGRFVRSRRRGETASVFVPTIPMLLDFANEMEVERDHVLDKPKKAGEEDPFAEEDQLLADAEKAEDEDTGDDQLPFEALESDAVFDRVLYDGAEFGMQAHPGSEEEQDYLGIPGLLEPDQVQILLQRRQARQIAHSRKKPDDEADLLELPAERRPVVSHRQLLELRKQLNTLVAAYNHQSGKPHGVIHTELRRACGGPPSAEATAGQLGERIKKVQEWATRMR is encoded by the coding sequence GTGACTACCACCGCCTCGCACCCCCACCACCTGTCCCCCGCCTTCCCCGGCCGTGCGCCCTGGGGAACGGCGAACAAGCTGCGGGCCTGGCAGCAGGGGGCCATCGACGCCTATGTCGCGCGCCAGCCGCGGGACTTCCTGGCGGTGGCGACCCCCGGCGCGGGCAAGACGACCTTCGCGCTGTCGCTCGCGTCGTACCTGCTGCACAACCACATGGTCCAGCAGATCACCGTGGTGGCGCCGACCGAGCACCTCAAGACGCAGTGGGCGGACGCGGCGGCGCGGATAGGGATCAAGCTCGACCCGCAGTACAGCGCGGGTCCCGTAGGCCGCGAATACCACGGCGTCGCGGTGACGTACGCGGGCGTCGGGGTGCGGCCGATGCTGCACCGCAACCGGTGCGAGCAGCGCAAGACGCTCGTGATCCTGGACGAGATCCACCACGCGGGCGACAGCAAGTCCTGGGGCGAGGCGTGCCTTGAGGCCTTCGACCCGGCGGCCAGGCGGCTCGCGCTGACCGGTACGCCGTTCAGGTCGGACACCAACCCGATCCCTTTCGTGGCGTACGAGGAGGGCAACGACGGCATCCGGCGCAGCTCGGCCGACTACACCTACGGCTACGGCAACGCGCTCGCCGACGGTGTCGTCCGCCCGGTGATCTTCCTGTCCTACAGCGGCAACATGCGCTGGCGCACCAAGGCGGGCGACGAGATCGCCGCCCGGCTCGGCGAGCCGATGACCAAGGACGCGACCGGGCAGGCCTGGCGGACCGCGCTCGCGCCGACCGGCGACTGGATCCCCAATGTGCTCAAGTCCGCCGACCAGCGGCTGACCGAGGTCCGCAAGGGCATCCCGGACGCGGGCGGCCTGGTCATCGCCACCGACCAGGACTCGGCCCGCGCGTACGCCAAGCTCCTCAGGGAGCTGACCGGGCACAAGCCGACCGTGGTGCTGTCCGACGACACGGGCGCCTCCAAGCGCATCGAGGAGTTCAGCGCCTCGCAGGACCGCTGGATGGTCGCGGTGCGGATGGTGTCCGAGGGCGTGGACGTGCCGCGGCTGGCGGTCGGGGTCTACGCCACGACGATCTCGACGCCGCTGTTCTTCGCGCAGGCGGTGGGCCGTTTCGTACGGTCGCGGCGGCGCGGCGAGACCGCGTCGGTGTTCGTACCGACCATCCCGATGCTGCTGGACTTCGCCAACGAGATGGAGGTCGAGCGCGACCATGTGCTCGACAAGCCGAAGAAGGCCGGCGAGGAGGACCCGTTCGCCGAGGAGGACCAGCTCCTCGCGGACGCCGAGAAGGCCGAGGACGAGGACACCGGGGACGACCAACTGCCCTTCGAGGCGCTGGAGTCCGACGCGGTCTTCGACCGGGTCCTCTACGACGGCGCCGAATTCGGCATGCAGGCGCACCCCGGCAGCGAGGAGGAGCAGGACTACCTCGGCATCCCCGGGCTGCTGGAGCCCGACCAGGTGCAGATACTGCTCCAGCGGCGGCAGGCCCGGCAGATCGCGCACAGCCGCAAGAAGCCGGACGACGAGGCCGACCTGCTGGAGCTTCCGGCCGAGCGGCGCCCGGTCGTCTCGCACCGGCAGCTGCTGGAACTGCGAAAGCAGTTGAACACCCTGGTCGCCGCGTACAACCATCAGAGCGGCAAGCCGCACGGCGTGATCCACACCGAGCTGCGCCGGGCCTGCGGGGGGCCGCCGAGTGCCGAGGCGACCGCCGGACAGCTCGGCGAACGGATCAAGAAGGTACAGGAATGGGCCACCCGAATGCGGTGA